Sequence from the Pradoshia eiseniae genome:
TTCCAACCCATACACCTCTAATTCACCACGTGTTAAATCCTGCTCAGCATAAAGAAGCAATAACCCAAAATGTTTGCTGAAACACTTAAGAATCCAAGCGGCAACAATAGCACTGATGAAATTGTACACCCATGGTTGGTCTATTTATTTTTATGAAGTTACCATTATTCCCTCTAAATGAGGCATAGTGGTTTATGGTTATTATCTGTCCTTTTGCAGCAGTCTAATGAAGCGAAAGTCTATTCAGTCCTGCGCTGATTTCAAATTTTTGTCAATCCTGTTCAAAAGACCATAGTCAGACACAAAATATGCCTAATTATGAGAAAATTATAACACATCGCAGCTTGTATTTTTTTATTTTTTTTCAATAGAATGATTAATTGATAACGAGATGTGGACGAAGACTTTATCAGCCTCTGCCCGCCAAGCAAAAATATTTCTTTGTGGCATTTATCACTCCAATAAGCAGAAAAGAAAAGGATGAATGCAGCATACCAGTACGGAACGCTTTACATCCAACCTTTTCCCTGTCCCATCCTCATCAATTTCTGGCATTGTTTTTATCGCTTCAAGTCTTTTATGATCTGGAACATCCTCCGAGCTGAATCAGGCATGCCTTTTCGCTTAGCCGCCTCTTTCATCATTTTGTTCTTTTCGCCATCTAGCATGATGTCATCAATCGTTTTCAATAAGGTGTTTCCATTTAAATCACTTTCTTTAATCATCATGGCCGCACCGTCAGCGACTAGTGCCTGTGCATTTTTCTCTTGATGATTATTCGTTACATATGGACTTGGAATCAGGATGCTTGCAATGCCAAGGGCCGTCAGCTCTGCTATGGTGGTTGCACCGGCTCTTGAGACTACTAAATCAACTGCAGGCAATATTTCCGGCATATTGTGGATGAATGGCTTCACAATAATATTCGGCGGTGTACCTACCAGATCCAATTCATCCTTCACAGATTGATAGTGGACCTCTCCCGTAATATAAATCACTTGATATGGCTTATCCTTTAATGCTTCTATATTCTTTAAGACTGCCTCATTAATGGCCTTAGCACCGCGGCTGCCTCCGAAGATCAGCACAACCGGCTTATTCGAATCTATGCCAAGAGATTCTATAGCCCTTGATCCAATATGGGAAACCACCTCTGAACCGCGCGGATTGCCCGTCAAGATGACT
This genomic interval carries:
- the murG gene encoding undecaprenyldiphospho-muramoylpentapeptide beta-N-acetylglucosaminyltransferase — encoded protein: MKIVLSGGGTGGHIYPALALAREIKKLNPEASFLYIGTEKGLESDLVRREGIPFEAIEITGFKRSLSLENVKTIMRFLTGVSKSKKLLKQFKPDVVIGTGGYVCGPVVYAASRLNVPTIIHEQNSVPGLTNKFLSRYVSKVAISFEESAQFFPKEKVILTGNPRGSEVVSHIGSRAIESLGIDSNKPVVLIFGGSRGAKAINEAVLKNIEALKDKPYQVIYITGEVHYQSVKDELDLVGTPPNIIVKPFIHNMPEILPAVDLVVSRAGATTIAELTALGIASILIPSPYVTNNHQEKNAQALVADGAAMMIKESDLNGNTLLKTIDDIMLDGEKNKMMKEAAKRKGMPDSARRMFQIIKDLKR